One Deltaproteobacteria bacterium genomic window carries:
- a CDS encoding GTPase Era: MTQRCGYVALLGRPNAGKSTLLNALVGDKLAVVSRKPQTTRNRILGIAQHEEAQILFLDTPGLHKDRGRNLINTVMNRVALQVASEADLIVYLVDIMVGFSPEDEKFLGRILNSSKAPVLILAAKADAIQKAERASGLAGISLRMEAFFATEEMAPHLSRLLQPDPVPLSGKRPEDVAELREFMADQLPEGPWLFAADDLTDMPRNFICAELIREQIFRQIGQEIPYGTAVKVLRVEMKPEIVVVEAKVLLSQKSHKPIILGKGGSRIKAIGSAARESLQQHFDQKVYLDLNVGVAEGWIDDQRLIAELANISEDMLLQPEASESPLH, translated from the coding sequence ATGACACAACGCTGTGGCTACGTCGCACTCCTGGGTCGCCCCAATGCCGGTAAGAGCACCCTCCTCAACGCTCTCGTCGGGGATAAACTGGCCGTTGTTAGTCGCAAGCCACAGACGACGCGTAACCGCATTCTTGGGATTGCGCAGCACGAAGAGGCGCAGATTCTATTTCTCGATACGCCCGGGTTACACAAAGACCGCGGTCGCAACTTGATCAACACAGTGATGAACCGGGTCGCTCTGCAGGTAGCGAGCGAAGCCGATCTCATTGTGTACCTTGTCGACATCATGGTTGGGTTTAGTCCTGAGGATGAAAAATTTCTCGGTCGCATCCTAAACAGCAGCAAAGCACCTGTGCTGATTCTTGCCGCCAAGGCTGACGCCATTCAAAAAGCCGAGCGCGCCTCAGGACTTGCTGGCATCAGCCTACGTATGGAGGCCTTCTTCGCTACGGAAGAGATGGCGCCGCACCTAAGCCGCCTTCTACAACCGGATCCCGTGCCACTTTCCGGCAAGCGTCCAGAGGACGTTGCTGAACTACGCGAATTCATGGCCGATCAACTCCCCGAAGGACCATGGCTATTTGCCGCTGACGACCTAACCGACATGCCGCGTAACTTTATCTGCGCGGAGCTTATCCGTGAGCAGATCTTCCGCCAGATTGGTCAGGAGATCCCCTACGGTACGGCGGTTAAAGTGCTACGCGTTGAGATGAAGCCCGAGATCGTGGTTGTCGAGGCCAAGGTGCTTCTCAGTCAAAAGAGCCATAAGCCGATAATCCTCGGCAAGGGTGGCAGTCGGATCAAGGCGATTGGTTCCGCGGCGCGAGAATCTCTCCAGCAGCACTTTGATCAAAAAGTGTACCTCGACCTCAACGTCGGTGTGGCTGAGGGTTGGATCGATGATCAGCGTCTGATCGCTGAACTTGCTAACATCAGTGAAGACATGCTTTTGCAGCCAGAGGCCTCAGAGTCGCCACTGCACTAG
- a CDS encoding alpha-amylase: MRLTNTSLILASFLALAASARAESKWWQKSTVYQIYPRSFQDSNGDGVGDLNGITERLDYLADLGVDALWISPFYPSPMKDFGYDIADFSGVDPLFGTLADFDRLVAAAHGRGMRIIMDYVPNHSSDEHPWFKESRSSRTNPKRDWYIWRDGRGGNQPPSNWLSVFGGSAWTLDPVTGQYYYHQFLAEQPDVNWRNPDVQRAMLAAMKFWLDRGVDGFRVDAINHAFETEELRDEPLNPSYDDTKPEYDSLFHPYTTDQPGNHDVVRAMRKLVDRYAGDRVLITEAYLPYDRQALYYGTRSAPEAQLPFNFQLLELPQWTAEAVAKKVNEYEAALPAHGWPNYVLSNHDKPRLASRLPTGQVRIAAMVLLTLRGTPTLYYADELGAPNVVIPPERARDPVELKAPGKGFGRDPSRTPMLWDTTAYSGFSTVEPWLPVEPNYAALNVATQTSDPSSVLSLYKALLKLRRSNTVLNVGSYKQIAAPAGVFAFVRQDGAKKVLVALNFTAASASLDLGDLRGTVALTSVMDGRVGEQVSERLALRPNEGVVVEL; encoded by the coding sequence ATGCGCCTTACAAATACATCATTGATTCTAGCAAGTTTCCTCGCTCTAGCGGCTAGTGCCCGGGCTGAGTCCAAGTGGTGGCAAAAGAGCACCGTATACCAAATCTATCCACGTTCGTTTCAGGACAGTAACGGAGACGGCGTCGGCGATCTCAATGGGATCACTGAGCGCCTTGATTACCTGGCCGATTTGGGTGTGGATGCGCTGTGGATATCACCCTTTTATCCGTCGCCGATGAAGGACTTTGGCTACGATATTGCTGACTTTTCTGGCGTCGATCCGCTCTTTGGCACGCTCGCTGACTTTGACCGTTTAGTTGCTGCAGCACACGGTCGTGGGATGCGCATCATCATGGATTACGTCCCTAATCACTCATCGGACGAGCATCCTTGGTTCAAAGAATCCCGTAGCTCCCGCACTAATCCCAAACGCGACTGGTATATCTGGCGCGACGGCCGTGGCGGTAATCAGCCGCCATCAAACTGGCTAAGCGTCTTCGGTGGCTCGGCTTGGACTCTCGATCCCGTGACCGGTCAGTATTACTACCATCAGTTTTTGGCGGAACAACCTGATGTCAACTGGCGTAACCCCGACGTTCAGCGCGCGATGCTCGCAGCGATGAAGTTTTGGCTAGATCGAGGTGTAGACGGTTTTCGCGTCGACGCGATTAATCATGCCTTCGAGACCGAGGAACTGCGCGACGAGCCATTGAACCCGAGTTACGACGACACCAAACCTGAGTACGACTCGTTGTTCCATCCGTACACCACGGACCAACCCGGCAATCACGACGTGGTGCGCGCGATGCGCAAATTAGTCGATCGGTACGCAGGTGACCGCGTTTTAATCACTGAGGCCTATCTGCCCTACGATCGCCAAGCCCTCTACTACGGCACGAGAAGCGCGCCCGAGGCGCAGCTGCCGTTTAACTTTCAATTACTAGAGTTGCCGCAATGGACCGCTGAGGCTGTAGCTAAAAAAGTTAACGAGTACGAGGCAGCGCTCCCGGCACATGGCTGGCCCAATTATGTCCTGAGCAATCACGACAAGCCACGCCTCGCTTCACGCCTACCCACTGGTCAAGTACGCATCGCAGCGATGGTGCTACTCACACTGCGTGGGACACCAACGCTTTATTATGCTGACGAGCTTGGTGCTCCTAATGTTGTGATACCGCCGGAACGCGCACGGGATCCCGTCGAGCTCAAGGCACCAGGTAAGGGCTTCGGTCGCGATCCGTCACGCACACCGATGCTCTGGGACACGACTGCGTATAGCGGTTTCAGTACTGTCGAACCTTGGCTGCCAGTCGAACCAAATTACGCCGCCCTCAACGTCGCCACGCAGACGAGTGACCCGAGCTCAGTGCTGTCTCTTTACAAAGCACTGCTTAAACTACGGCGATCTAACACGGTGCTCAATGTTGGTAGCTATAAACAGATTGCCGCACCCGCGGGCGTCTTTGCCTTCGTGCGTCAAGATGGCGCCAAGAAAGTGCTCGTCGCACTTAACTTCACGGCGGCATCTGCTTCGTTAGATCTTGGTGACCTTCGTGGCACGGTGGCTCTCACTTCCGTCATGGATGGTCGCGTCGGTGAGCAGGTTTCTGAAAGATTAGCGCTGCGTCCCAATGAGGGCGTGGTGGTCGAGCTTTAA
- a CDS encoding ATP-binding protein → MYRVVAAVINQWLKSGTKPLLIMGARQVGKTYTVQNTLMPHCRKLHIFNFEKNRSLASLFQETLNPNELIKKLALFANHEIDLQNDVIFFDEIQACGEAITSLKYFNEDLPQAKVVATGSYIGLMQSFPVGKVETLEMFPMTFAEFLFAIVGDSPIVTAFRRRDISPALFGQIWPLLLEYFYVGGLPEVVALWAKKRQYSPVEGAQAVRVLQEQLIDSYHLDFGKYSGRNAPQIVGVFQNLPNQLAQFIDGSVQKFKFKNVLPKKKSYAELEGPIVWLEQMRMMHRSFIVKDPTVPLITHESHFKGYVFDMGILSAQLGISLNQHLNAKYDYKGYIAENFVANELKALPARKLYTWRSAGDAEIEFLFPSGGEFATPIEVKSGKRTRSKSLDNFRLRYKPTRSIKLVGTAGGIQGDLLTLPLYYAGFLPEFFL, encoded by the coding sequence ATGTATCGTGTCGTAGCAGCGGTGATCAACCAGTGGCTTAAATCCGGAACCAAGCCGTTGCTGATTATGGGCGCCAGACAGGTAGGCAAGACCTATACCGTCCAGAATACGCTCATGCCGCACTGCCGGAAGCTTCATATTTTTAATTTTGAGAAAAACCGTTCACTCGCCAGCCTTTTTCAAGAGACGTTGAATCCAAACGAATTGATTAAGAAGCTGGCATTATTCGCTAATCACGAAATTGATTTGCAAAACGATGTGATTTTTTTTGACGAGATCCAGGCCTGTGGTGAAGCGATTACGTCGCTGAAATATTTTAATGAGGACTTGCCACAGGCTAAGGTCGTTGCCACCGGTTCTTATATCGGACTTATGCAGAGTTTCCCAGTGGGCAAGGTTGAGACTTTAGAAATGTTTCCGATGACATTTGCTGAGTTTCTGTTTGCTATCGTCGGTGATAGTCCTATTGTGACAGCTTTTCGCAGGAGAGATATTTCACCCGCACTGTTTGGCCAAATTTGGCCGTTGCTACTCGAGTATTTCTATGTCGGCGGACTACCCGAAGTGGTGGCACTTTGGGCCAAAAAGCGTCAGTATTCACCTGTGGAGGGAGCTCAGGCAGTAAGAGTGCTACAAGAGCAACTTATTGATAGTTATCATCTCGATTTTGGTAAATATTCAGGCCGCAATGCGCCGCAAATTGTAGGTGTATTTCAAAATCTACCAAATCAACTAGCGCAGTTTATCGATGGGTCCGTGCAGAAGTTTAAATTTAAAAACGTACTGCCCAAAAAGAAATCCTACGCTGAGCTTGAAGGACCAATAGTGTGGCTTGAGCAAATGCGGATGATGCACCGTAGCTTTATTGTCAAAGATCCGACCGTTCCCTTAATTACTCATGAATCCCATTTTAAAGGCTATGTCTTCGACATGGGTATACTCTCAGCACAGCTTGGTATCTCACTTAATCAGCATTTGAACGCAAAATATGATTACAAAGGATACATTGCTGAGAATTTTGTGGCTAATGAGCTGAAGGCATTACCAGCACGAAAGTTGTACACTTGGCGCTCTGCCGGTGATGCCGAAATTGAGTTCCTTTTCCCTAGTGGCGGCGAATTTGCCACTCCGATCGAGGTTAAATCTGGCAAACGTACGCGGTCTAAAAGTCTAGACAACTTTCGTTTGCGCTATAAGCCAACTCGTTCCATCAAGCTGGTGGGCACTGCAGGCGGCATCCAAGGTGACTTGCTGACCTTGCCTTTGTACTATGCTGGCTTTCTTCCCGAATTCTTTCTTTAA
- a CDS encoding SAM-dependent methyltransferase, translating to MGTDTEFTAKATRHWTKEREAKITGGKDWLIRPSESAPVLRAVGLLNADASMSADAVRKFSQINHMLTLLRPVLEDLVARHQQVRVVDACCGTSYLSLLLAWLLRHKWHKDAQIIGIDANAKVIATSQQRAVALGLGDMLRFTAARVGDRPWHDIYGALFPVASDGEISAAPRPHLVISLHACDTATDHAMAFAVHAKADAMAFAPCCHAELARKWKDLAESKTLHPFSPIFQTPNIRRETAAHFTDTMRMLLLRSRGYEVTATEFVPAAHTVKNRLLLCQRRGQYLKSAGVEFSEMKAALLNTGIILEDLLK from the coding sequence ATGGGAACCGACACAGAATTCACCGCCAAAGCTACGCGTCACTGGACCAAGGAGCGCGAGGCTAAGATCACTGGTGGTAAAGACTGGTTGATTAGGCCGAGCGAGAGTGCGCCGGTACTGCGTGCAGTCGGCCTACTTAACGCTGACGCGTCGATGTCAGCTGACGCGGTGCGTAAATTCTCGCAGATCAATCATATGCTCACCTTGCTGCGGCCAGTGCTCGAAGACTTGGTCGCCCGTCACCAACAAGTCCGCGTCGTCGACGCCTGCTGCGGTACGTCGTATCTCAGCCTTTTGCTCGCCTGGCTACTGCGCCACAAGTGGCATAAGGATGCGCAGATCATAGGGATCGACGCTAACGCCAAAGTCATTGCGACCAGTCAGCAGCGAGCCGTCGCCCTTGGGCTCGGCGATATGCTGCGTTTTACTGCGGCGCGTGTCGGGGATAGACCGTGGCATGACATCTACGGCGCGCTATTTCCAGTTGCCAGTGACGGCGAGATATCTGCCGCGCCGAGACCGCACTTAGTTATTTCACTCCATGCCTGCGATACAGCTACTGATCACGCGATGGCCTTTGCTGTGCACGCTAAGGCAGATGCTATGGCCTTTGCTCCGTGCTGCCATGCCGAGCTTGCACGCAAATGGAAGGATCTTGCGGAGTCCAAGACTTTGCATCCATTTAGCCCGATCTTTCAGACGCCCAACATCCGCCGCGAGACGGCGGCACATTTCACCGATACCATGCGGATGCTTTTACTCCGCAGCCGCGGCTATGAAGTGACGGCCACGGAATTTGTACCAGCGGCGCATACTGTGAAAAACCGGCTCCTCCTTTGTCAGCGTCGAGGCCAGTATTTAAAGAGCGCCGGCGTTGAATTCTCGGAGATGAAGGCGGCTCTGCTCAACACCGGGATCATCCTCGAAGATCTCCTTAAATAA
- a CDS encoding 2OG-Fe(II) oxygenase: MIKIADDLAAQGWAKYEGFLSDTEWRGLVADIDQLKAAGLMRASGVGRADDFQLNSSVRSDLIYWLDTGALTPAQGIALARLEDLRQTLNRELYMGLRELEAHLTHYGPSGHYDKHVDNFQGQSTRILSCIVYLNDNWQPGDGGELRIYAADAPERLVATVEPRAGTLACFLSRDIPHEVATTTRDRLSMTGWFR, from the coding sequence ATGATCAAGATCGCCGATGATTTGGCTGCCCAAGGTTGGGCCAAGTATGAGGGATTCCTGTCCGACACTGAGTGGCGGGGGCTGGTGGCCGACATTGACCAACTTAAAGCAGCTGGCCTGATGCGTGCCTCTGGTGTTGGGCGTGCCGACGACTTTCAACTCAATAGCTCCGTACGCTCCGATCTCATTTACTGGCTAGACACTGGCGCGCTAACTCCGGCACAGGGGATCGCCCTGGCACGCCTTGAAGACCTGCGGCAGACGCTTAACCGCGAGCTTTACATGGGACTACGTGAGTTAGAGGCCCACCTCACCCACTATGGACCCAGTGGTCACTACGATAAGCACGTCGATAACTTTCAAGGTCAATCGACGCGCATACTCTCGTGCATCGTCTATCTCAACGACAACTGGCAACCCGGCGACGGTGGTGAACTACGTATTTATGCCGCCGACGCGCCGGAGCGCCTGGTGGCGACAGTGGAACCGCGTGCTGGCACCTTGGCTTGTTTTCTCAGTCGTGATATCCCGCATGAAGTAGCGACGACGACCAGGGATAGGCTGAGCATGACAGGTTGGTTCAGGTGA
- a CDS encoding SDR family oxidoreductase, with product MKRVLILGATSSMAGAVARLYAHQGAALYLVGRDVAKLAATESDVKVRGACRVVAVAADLVDTKGHEVIISDAAAALGGLDIALIAHGELGAQATLQASVPKTLAIIASNFLSHVSLLTVLGNHFEEQKSGTIAVITSVAGDRGRKSNYVYGAAKGGLSVFLSGLRNRLAVAGVSVIDIRPGFVDTPMTASYKKGLLWAKPDQVAKVIVAAIASGRDVVYVPWFWRWIMLVIRSIPEWKFKRMNWPS from the coding sequence ATGAAGCGAGTCTTGATTTTAGGTGCCACCTCATCGATGGCCGGCGCAGTGGCGCGGCTCTATGCGCATCAGGGAGCAGCACTCTATCTCGTCGGTCGCGACGTTGCGAAATTGGCAGCGACCGAGAGTGACGTTAAGGTGCGTGGAGCTTGTAGAGTCGTCGCCGTAGCCGCTGATTTAGTGGATACGAAAGGTCACGAAGTAATCATCAGTGACGCAGCGGCAGCGCTCGGTGGCCTAGATATAGCGCTGATAGCCCATGGGGAGCTCGGGGCGCAGGCCACGCTGCAGGCCTCGGTGCCGAAGACGCTAGCTATCATCGCCAGTAACTTTCTCAGTCACGTGTCTCTGCTCACGGTCCTGGGCAATCACTTTGAGGAGCAAAAGTCCGGGACCATTGCTGTTATCACCTCTGTTGCCGGCGACCGCGGACGTAAATCAAATTATGTGTACGGTGCGGCCAAGGGGGGTCTGAGCGTCTTTCTCAGCGGCCTACGCAATCGTCTAGCGGTAGCAGGGGTCAGTGTCATCGATATCCGTCCTGGCTTTGTCGACACCCCCATGACAGCTAGTTACAAAAAGGGTTTACTCTGGGCTAAGCCCGATCAAGTGGCCAAAGTGATTGTGGCTGCGATCGCTTCGGGACGTGACGTCGTCTACGTCCCCTGGTTCTGGCGCTGGATCATGCTGGTGATCCGGAGCATCCCCGAGTGGAAGTTTAAGAGGATGAATTGGCCGAGTTAG